Part of the bacterium genome, CCGCCGAGACGGTGGAGAAAACGAAGCGCAAGGACACCATCGCCCTCTACGTGGACCGCAACGGCAACATCAACATAGACGGGCGCTACGTCGCCCTGGAGCTTCTGCCCGACATCATGACCGAGGAGGTCGCCGCCAACCCGAACCTGACGGTGATTTTCAAGGCGGACCGCACCGCCGAGTACGGGCGGCTGATGGAGGTCTTTCAGCAGCTCCAGAAATCCCACGCTTACAAGATATCCCTCTCCACCGAGCTCAAGACGGGAGGGCTCTAACAACAGAGGAACAAACCCCACAGCCCCGGCGTATAAAACCCGGGCCGAAAAAGGGGTTCTACATGGCAAACGAAGACAAAAGCGGCGGTCGCCTATTCGACGCGAAGGCCAAAGGAGGCCTCTTCATCCAGGCGCTCCTTCTGTCCATCCTGTGCTGTCAGGTGATCATCCTGGGGATGAGCAACTTCGTGGGGGCGGTGCAGCCCTTCATGCTCCAGCGCAGCGTCCAGCAGCTGGAGAACATCGAGGTGATAAAACCGCCCTCGAAAACGATTCAGATTCCCGAGGTCAAACCACCGCCCAAGCTCGTCCAGGCCGCCCCCGAGATATCCGAGGACGAGGAGGCCGCGGAGACCATTGATATCCCCACCTTCGAGCACGTCGTGGTGGAGGATATCGGCCATAGCGTCTTCTCAGATCTGGGGCCCATCGGCGGCGATGAGGTCGGCGAAGAAGAGCGGGGGCTA contains:
- a CDS encoding biopolymer transporter ExbD, which codes for MQLKKKITSKPEIPAASMSDIAFLLLIFFMTTTVFNENRGPQIKLPAAETVEKTKRKDTIALYVDRNGNINIDGRYVALELLPDIMTEEVAANPNLTVIFKADRTAEYGRLMEVFQQLQKSHAYKISLSTELKTGGL
- a CDS encoding TonB family protein yields the protein MANEDKSGGRLFDAKAKGGLFIQALLLSILCCQVIILGMSNFVGAVQPFMLQRSVQQLENIEVIKPPSKTIQIPEVKPPPKLVQAAPEISEDEEAAETIDIPTFEHVVVEDIGHSVFSDLGPIGGDEVGEEERGLTPPEKISAPDPVYPPMLKDAGWSGTCSIGLYIDESGNIGKVWVIRSTGKPEADQAAIDAAWSSQWRPATQNGVPIAKKISINYEFEIDVY